Proteins encoded by one window of Moorella humiferrea:
- a CDS encoding rod shape-determining protein — translation MFRLSFQDIGIDLGTATVLVYVHGKGIVLREPSVVAINRESGQIFAVGEEARRMLGRTPGSIVALRPLRDGVIADYDSTEKMLRYFIEKACGRQGLLRPRVMVCIPTGVTSVEERAVRQAALQAGARQAFVIEEPLAAALGAGLDISEPSGSMVVDIGGGTTDIAVLSLGGIVCSTSIRVAGDKFDEAIVRYIRREHNLMIGERSAEELKIRIGTAHLASKVEEKAMDVRGRDLVTGLPKTVKITAEEIYTAIQEPLQQIVGAVKEVLEKTPPELAADLVNKGIVMTGGGSLLHGIDMLISEETGLPVHVAEDPVSCVALGTGKALTMLDALGRDGGIKAIRRG, via the coding sequence ATGTTCCGCCTGAGCTTTCAGGACATCGGCATCGATTTGGGGACAGCCACAGTTCTGGTGTACGTGCACGGTAAAGGCATCGTCCTCAGGGAGCCGTCGGTAGTGGCCATCAATCGGGAAAGCGGCCAGATATTTGCCGTGGGTGAAGAAGCCCGGCGCATGCTGGGACGCACCCCGGGCAGCATCGTCGCCCTGCGGCCCTTAAGGGACGGAGTGATAGCCGATTACGACAGCACCGAAAAGATGCTGCGTTATTTTATTGAAAAGGCCTGCGGCCGCCAGGGGTTATTACGGCCGCGGGTAATGGTCTGCATCCCCACGGGGGTTACCAGCGTAGAGGAGCGGGCGGTGCGCCAGGCGGCCCTTCAGGCCGGGGCCAGGCAGGCTTTCGTCATCGAAGAGCCCCTGGCGGCGGCCCTGGGCGCCGGTCTGGACATATCCGAACCCAGCGGTTCCATGGTGGTGGACATCGGCGGCGGTACCACCGACATCGCCGTCCTTTCCCTGGGGGGTATCGTCTGCAGCACCTCCATCAGGGTAGCGGGTGACAAGTTCGATGAAGCCATCGTCCGCTACATACGCCGCGAACACAATTTGATGATCGGCGAGCGTAGCGCCGAAGAACTGAAAATCCGCATCGGCACGGCCCATCTAGCTTCCAAGGTGGAGGAAAAGGCCATGGACGTCCGCGGTCGCGATTTGGTGACGGGCCTGCCCAAAACGGTAAAAATAACGGCCGAGGAGATTTACACCGCCATCCAGGAGCCATTGCAGCAGATCGTCGGTGCGGTCAAGGAAGTTTTAGAAAAGACCCCGCCGGAGCTGGCCGCCGATCTGGTGAACAAAGGTATTGTCATGACCGGCGGGGGTAGCCTTCTCCACGGCATAGACATGCTCATCAGCGAAGAAACGGGGCTGCCGGTTCACGTGGCCGAAGACCCAGTTTCCTGCGTGGCACTGGGAACGGGCAAGGCCCTGACCATGCTCGATGCGCTGGGGCGGGACGGCGGTATAAAGGCGATCCGGCGCGGCTAA
- the spoIIID gene encoding sporulation transcriptional regulator SpoIIID, translating to MQDYIQERVLKIAAYIVEYKCTVRRAATVFNVSKSTVHKDVTERLPRLDQKLAREVREVLNANKAERHLRGGEATRKKYKENQVS from the coding sequence ATGCAGGACTACATCCAGGAGAGGGTATTGAAAATAGCCGCCTACATTGTGGAGTACAAGTGTACCGTCCGCAGGGCGGCTACTGTTTTTAATGTTAGTAAAAGCACCGTGCACAAAGACGTGACTGAGCGCCTGCCGCGCCTCGACCAAAAACTGGCACGGGAAGTCAGAGAAGTCCTCAACGCCAACAAGGCCGAGCGGCACCTGCGGGGCGGGGAAGCTACGCGAAAAAAATACAAAGAAAACCAGGTTTCTTAA
- a CDS encoding M23 family metallopeptidase, with amino-acid sequence MLKILASWKKLLSLQGLARALRRRGVYLLLLALVFGGSYYLVTNDAVFKKHAVETFTPGGQVALPGEAPAPKEIPAGSTTVPPELQGQMGVHAAPATTAEGDQSRDLPDLALPVTGKLTKGYGFSYAPAFGDYRFHSGVDIEAPAGSEVRAAAAGVVRQVEHSDAWRYRLTVDLDNGYQLVYAHLNSIKVAKGDKIQAGAVLGEVGEPGTAEAGTPPHLHLELLKNGSALDPVSALQ; translated from the coding sequence ATGCTGAAGATTCTGGCCTCATGGAAAAAACTATTATCATTGCAGGGGCTGGCGCGGGCTTTAAGGCGTCGCGGCGTTTACCTTTTGTTGCTGGCCCTTGTCTTCGGCGGCAGCTACTACTTGGTGACCAACGACGCCGTCTTCAAGAAGCACGCCGTGGAAACCTTTACCCCCGGCGGGCAGGTGGCGCTTCCGGGGGAGGCGCCGGCTCCTAAAGAAATCCCGGCGGGCTCCACCACCGTGCCGCCGGAACTCCAGGGACAAATGGGGGTCCACGCCGCCCCGGCAACGACGGCGGAAGGGGATCAATCCCGGGACCTTCCCGACCTCGCCTTGCCCGTCACGGGGAAACTCACCAAAGGTTACGGTTTTAGTTACGCCCCGGCCTTCGGCGACTACCGCTTCCACAGCGGGGTAGATATCGAGGCGCCGGCGGGCAGCGAGGTTAGGGCCGCTGCCGCCGGAGTGGTCAGGCAGGTGGAACACAGTGACGCCTGGCGCTACCGGTTGACGGTCGACCTGGACAACGGCTACCAGCTCGTCTACGCCCATTTGAACAGCATCAAGGTAGCCAAGGGCGATAAGATCCAGGCCGGCGCCGTCCTCGGGGAAGTGGGCGAACCGGGTACGGCCGAAGCGGGTACGCCACCGCACCTGCATCTGGAACTGCTAAAAAACGGCAGCGCCCTTGATCCCGTTTCCGCCCTGCAGTAA
- the spoIID gene encoding stage II sporulation protein D, whose protein sequence is MRKLLGIFIIFIFAAVIILPAVIIEGLSLFRPPVQVQEGRQLVRVYFHQTGTVQILPLEQYIAGVVAGEMPAEFAVEALKAQAVAARTYTLKKIEEARVKPDELHPHADICTDPAHCQAYADDDVLRRRWGLFNYWRYKNKIQEAVRATQGMVLTYQGKLIDPVYHANGGGRTERAADVWGRDLPYLQSVPSPWDKDAPRYQSTVAMTLEDLDRRLGVSLTAVPAASLSPGGGAIKVLERTATGRVKTIKIGGKTFAATELRRLLGLPSTDFTWQVQGDNLIFTVTGYGHGVGMSQYGANGMAREGKNFAEILAYYYRGTRIENR, encoded by the coding sequence ATGCGTAAACTGCTGGGGATTTTCATCATCTTTATTTTTGCGGCCGTGATCATCCTGCCGGCCGTCATCATCGAGGGGCTCAGCCTTTTCCGGCCGCCGGTGCAGGTCCAGGAAGGACGGCAGCTGGTAAGGGTTTACTTTCACCAGACCGGCACCGTACAGATCCTTCCCCTGGAGCAGTATATAGCCGGGGTGGTGGCCGGGGAGATGCCGGCCGAATTTGCCGTGGAAGCCCTTAAAGCCCAGGCCGTGGCCGCGCGGACCTATACCCTGAAAAAAATAGAGGAAGCCAGAGTTAAACCCGACGAACTCCATCCCCATGCCGACATCTGCACCGATCCCGCCCACTGCCAGGCCTATGCTGATGATGACGTTCTAAGGCGGCGCTGGGGCCTTTTCAATTACTGGCGCTATAAAAATAAAATCCAGGAGGCCGTACGGGCCACCCAGGGAATGGTCCTCACCTACCAGGGCAAGCTCATCGATCCCGTGTACCACGCCAACGGCGGTGGCCGGACCGAAAGGGCGGCGGACGTCTGGGGCCGGGACCTGCCCTACCTCCAGAGCGTGCCTTCCCCTTGGGATAAAGACGCGCCGCGCTACCAGTCCACTGTGGCCATGACTTTGGAGGATCTGGACCGCAGGCTCGGCGTAAGCTTAACCGCCGTGCCGGCGGCATCTTTATCGCCTGGCGGCGGCGCCATTAAGGTTCTGGAAAGGACGGCAACCGGTCGCGTCAAGACTATAAAAATCGGCGGCAAAACCTTTGCCGCCACCGAACTGCGGCGTCTCCTGGGCCTGCCGTCGACGGACTTCACCTGGCAGGTTCAGGGTGATAACCTTATCTTCACCGTAACCGGCTACGGCCACGGCGTGGGCATGAGCCAGTACGGTGCCAACGGCATGGCCCGGGAAGGCAAAAACTTTGCCGAGATTCTTGCCTATTACTACCGCGGCACCAGGATTGAAAACCGATAA
- the murA gene encoding UDP-N-acetylglucosamine 1-carboxyvinyltransferase yields the protein MEAIVIKGRARLEGRVVVSGAKNAVLPIIAACLLTEDECYLEDIPRLADVDTMCGVIGELGAEVYPEGVKNLRIKAASLERVEPPYEFVRRMRASFLVMGPLLARLGRVKVSLPGGCAIGARPIDLHLKGMAALGASLKVNNGNVEAEAGRLKGASIYLDFPSVGATENIMMAAALAEGTTVIENAAGEPEIVDLANFINAMGGRVSGAGTRVIKIEGVRELHGARHAVIPDRVEAGTFMIAAAATGGDVLLENVIPTHLKAVMAKLAEAGAELCEEDGGIRVRSQLPLKAVDIKTMPYPGFPTDMQAQFMALLATARGSSVVTETVFENRFMHVNELKRMGADIIIEGHCAVVKGKEKLTGAPVKATDLRAGAALVIAGLTAEGETTISCVHHIDRGYEDLVGKLRALGADITRKDR from the coding sequence TTGGAGGCTATCGTCATAAAAGGCCGTGCGCGCCTGGAAGGCCGGGTGGTCGTCAGCGGCGCCAAAAACGCCGTACTGCCCATCATCGCGGCCTGCCTGCTTACCGAAGATGAATGCTATCTGGAAGACATTCCCCGCCTAGCCGATGTGGACACCATGTGCGGGGTTATCGGCGAGTTGGGCGCCGAAGTATACCCTGAAGGGGTAAAAAATTTAAGGATAAAGGCCGCTTCTTTAGAGCGGGTGGAACCGCCCTATGAATTCGTCCGCCGCATGCGGGCGTCTTTTCTGGTTATGGGGCCGCTCTTGGCGCGCCTGGGCCGGGTGAAGGTATCCCTGCCCGGCGGCTGCGCCATAGGCGCCAGGCCCATCGATCTGCACCTTAAAGGTATGGCCGCCCTGGGCGCCTCCCTTAAGGTTAACAACGGTAATGTAGAGGCCGAGGCCGGCCGGTTGAAGGGCGCTTCTATTTATCTGGATTTTCCCAGCGTCGGGGCCACGGAAAATATTATGATGGCCGCCGCCCTGGCCGAGGGGACCACGGTGATAGAAAACGCCGCCGGCGAGCCGGAGATCGTCGACCTGGCCAACTTTATCAACGCCATGGGCGGCCGCGTCAGCGGCGCCGGCACCAGGGTCATTAAAATCGAGGGTGTTAGGGAACTCCACGGCGCCCGCCACGCCGTGATCCCCGACCGCGTCGAGGCCGGTACCTTCATGATTGCCGCGGCCGCCACCGGCGGCGACGTTTTGCTGGAAAACGTCATTCCCACCCACCTGAAGGCCGTCATGGCCAAGCTGGCCGAGGCGGGAGCCGAGCTCTGCGAAGAAGACGGCGGCATCAGGGTGCGGTCGCAGCTGCCCTTAAAGGCGGTAGATATTAAGACCATGCCCTATCCCGGCTTTCCCACCGACATGCAGGCCCAGTTCATGGCCCTCCTTGCCACCGCCAGGGGCAGCAGCGTAGTGACCGAGACGGTATTTGAAAACCGCTTCATGCACGTCAATGAACTGAAACGCATGGGGGCCGACATTATTATTGAGGGCCATTGCGCCGTGGTCAAGGGCAAGGAAAAACTCACCGGCGCGCCGGTTAAGGCTACCGATTTACGGGCCGGCGCCGCCCTGGTCATTGCCGGCCTCACAGCCGAAGGGGAGACGACGATTTCCTGCGTCCACCACATCGACCGGGGCTACGAAGATCTGGTGGGCAAACTCCGGGCCCTGGGAGCAGATATAACACGGAAAGATAGATGA
- a CDS encoding YwmB family TATA-box binding protein, whose protein sequence is MRFYFKLGLFIIFILGFLGGLGSARSLPRPAHREDLALKKATATAEEDRVPGLLLDALQAGGARLDTVTLEAWAVVNGAFVDAGALYEMARQAAAALGVDGDKGTNFTAQDGEGFHAVYWQGEVQPGTALFFSLQSLSGSGGEGETYLLINVSGRPREGEREIHAWLAKMRAAFSPWQAEPRLTYTMTGFVPGRLASTERERRAENILKTLEAQKVEGIEDGELLSVSAYTSRLPDFLEVAGRKVNVNVALRYHAVEGKTYIYLGCPLLGGEY, encoded by the coding sequence TTGCGCTTTTATTTTAAACTCGGTCTGTTCATAATTTTCATCCTCGGTTTCCTCGGTGGACTGGGGTCAGCCCGCAGCCTCCCCAGACCGGCCCACAGGGAAGATTTAGCCCTGAAAAAAGCTACCGCTACGGCTGAAGAAGATCGGGTGCCCGGCCTTTTACTCGACGCCCTCCAGGCGGGCGGGGCCAGACTGGATACCGTGACCCTGGAAGCCTGGGCGGTAGTCAACGGGGCATTTGTAGACGCCGGTGCCCTTTACGAAATGGCCCGGCAGGCGGCGGCCGCCCTGGGAGTAGATGGTGATAAAGGCACGAACTTCACCGCCCAGGACGGAGAAGGTTTTCACGCCGTGTACTGGCAGGGGGAAGTGCAGCCGGGGACGGCCCTGTTCTTTTCCCTCCAGAGCCTATCAGGTTCGGGGGGTGAAGGAGAAACATACCTCCTTATAAACGTTTCCGGACGTCCCCGGGAGGGGGAGCGGGAGATCCACGCCTGGCTGGCAAAGATGCGGGCGGCCTTCAGCCCCTGGCAGGCCGAGCCCCGTCTGACTTACACCATGACGGGGTTCGTTCCCGGCAGGCTCGCGTCCACGGAAAGGGAGCGGCGCGCGGAGAATATCCTCAAAACCCTGGAGGCGCAGAAGGTGGAGGGGATAGAAGACGGTGAACTCCTTTCCGTAAGCGCCTACACCTCCAGGCTACCCGATTTTCTGGAAGTGGCCGGCCGGAAGGTAAACGTCAACGTGGCCCTGAGGTATCATGCCGTCGAAGGCAAAACATATATTTATTTAGGATGTCCCCTTTTAGGTGGCGAGTATTAA
- a CDS encoding F0F1 ATP synthase subunit epsilon, whose translation MPLLQLEVITPERPTVKTEATEVIAPGILGYLGILPGHAPLITPLKPGVVTYRRQDGGEERLAVSGGFLEVGPEHVVILADTAERAAEIDVERARRARERAEERLKNRPPGLDVARAEAALQRATARLKAAGAL comes from the coding sequence ATGCCCCTCCTGCAGCTGGAAGTTATAACTCCCGAAAGGCCGACGGTAAAAACGGAGGCAACGGAAGTCATCGCCCCGGGAATCCTGGGGTACCTGGGCATTCTGCCCGGCCACGCCCCTCTCATCACCCCCCTTAAACCCGGGGTGGTGACCTATCGCCGGCAGGACGGCGGCGAAGAGCGCCTGGCTGTGTCGGGCGGCTTCCTGGAAGTCGGGCCGGAGCACGTGGTCATCCTGGCCGACACGGCGGAAAGGGCGGCGGAGATCGACGTGGAACGGGCACGGCGGGCCAGGGAGCGGGCCGAAGAGCGCCTCAAAAACCGGCCCCCCGGACTGGATGTGGCCCGGGCCGAAGCCGCCCTGCAGCGGGCCACGGCGCGCCTCAAGGCCGCCGGCGCCCTTTAA
- the atpD gene encoding F0F1 ATP synthase subunit beta: MNEGQVVQVIGPVVDVEFASDELPDLYNAIVIKNDRLNITMEAMQHLGNNTVRCVALSSTDGLQRGMKAVDTGAPITVPVGRATLGRLFNVLGEPIDNQGPVEATERLPIHRPAPSFEEQQPSTEILETGIKVVDLLAPYAKGGKIGLFGGAGVGKTVLIMELIRNIAYEHGGFSVFAGVGERTREGNDLYLEMKESGVLEKTALVFGQMNEPPGARLRVGLTGLTMAEYFRDAEGQDVLLFIDNIFRFVQAGSEVSALLGRMPSAVGYQPTLATEMGALQERITSTKKGSITSVQAIYVPADDLTDPAPATTFAHLDATTVLSRQIAELGIYPAVDPLDSTSRILDPRIVGEEHYQVARGVQRILQRYKELQDIIAILGMDELSEEDKLIVARARKIQRFLSQPFHVAEAFTGQPGVYVPLKETIRGFKEILEGRHDNLPEQAFYMVGTIDEAVKKGQEMM; encoded by the coding sequence TTGAACGAAGGACAGGTAGTACAGGTAATCGGCCCGGTAGTAGACGTAGAGTTCGCCAGCGACGAGCTACCCGACCTGTATAACGCCATTGTCATCAAGAACGACAGGCTCAATATCACCATGGAAGCCATGCAGCATCTGGGAAACAACACGGTGCGCTGCGTGGCCCTTTCCTCGACCGACGGCCTGCAGCGGGGGATGAAGGCCGTGGATACCGGCGCCCCCATCACCGTACCGGTGGGCCGGGCGACCCTGGGCCGGCTCTTTAACGTCCTGGGCGAGCCCATTGACAACCAGGGCCCGGTGGAGGCTACGGAACGCCTGCCCATTCACCGGCCAGCGCCCTCCTTCGAGGAACAGCAGCCGTCCACAGAGATTCTGGAGACGGGCATCAAGGTAGTCGACCTCCTGGCGCCTTACGCCAAAGGCGGAAAAATTGGCCTTTTCGGCGGCGCCGGCGTGGGCAAGACGGTGCTCATTATGGAACTCATCCGCAACATAGCCTACGAACACGGCGGTTTTTCCGTCTTTGCCGGTGTCGGCGAGCGCACCCGTGAAGGCAACGACCTCTACCTGGAAATGAAGGAATCTGGGGTTCTGGAAAAAACGGCCCTCGTATTCGGCCAGATGAACGAACCCCCGGGGGCCCGTCTGCGGGTGGGCCTTACAGGTCTGACCATGGCCGAGTATTTCCGGGACGCCGAAGGTCAGGACGTCCTCCTCTTCATCGACAACATCTTCCGCTTCGTCCAGGCCGGTTCCGAAGTGTCGGCCCTCCTGGGACGTATGCCCTCGGCCGTCGGCTACCAGCCCACCCTGGCCACGGAGATGGGCGCCCTGCAGGAGCGCATTACCTCCACCAAGAAGGGTTCCATCACCTCCGTTCAGGCCATATACGTGCCGGCCGACGACCTGACGGACCCGGCGCCGGCTACCACCTTCGCCCACCTGGACGCCACCACGGTGCTGTCCCGGCAGATAGCCGAGCTGGGCATCTATCCGGCCGTGGATCCCCTGGATTCCACCTCCCGCATCCTCGACCCCAGAATCGTGGGCGAGGAACACTACCAGGTGGCCCGGGGCGTGCAGCGCATCCTGCAGCGCTATAAAGAGCTCCAGGACATCATCGCCATCCTGGGCATGGATGAGCTCTCGGAAGAAGACAAGCTCATTGTGGCCCGGGCGCGCAAAATCCAGCGCTTCCTGTCCCAGCCCTTCCACGTGGCGGAAGCCTTCACCGGACAGCCCGGCGTATACGTGCCGTTAAAGGAAACCATTCGCGGCTTCAAGGAGATCCTGGAAGGGCGCCACGACAACTTGCCCGAACAGGCCTTCTATATGGTGGGCACCATTGATGAAGCCGTCAAGAAGGGGCAGGAGATGATGTAA
- the atpG gene encoding ATP synthase F1 subunit gamma, with product MPSMRDLKRRIRSIRNTQHITRAMKMVAAAKLRKAQAQVTAARPYTEKLEEVVGRLMGSVDLMSQPLAAPREVKKVGYVLITGDRGLAGGYNANLIRLAEERLQTETRPAALVAVGRKGRDYFRRRQVEIVRSFTDIGDEPDITQARELARQLVDLYLAGTLDEINLIYSRFYSALRQVPRVDRLLPIAADDARGGGVEDYIYEPSPAAVLQSLLPRYCEIKVYRALLEAKASEHGARMTAMDNATENAAEMIDKLTLSFNRARQAAITREIVEVVAGADALK from the coding sequence ATGCCCAGCATGCGTGACCTGAAGCGCCGTATCCGCAGCATCAGGAATACCCAGCACATCACCCGGGCCATGAAGATGGTGGCGGCAGCCAAACTGCGCAAGGCCCAGGCCCAGGTCACGGCAGCCCGGCCCTACACCGAGAAACTGGAAGAAGTCGTCGGCCGCCTTATGGGAAGTGTGGACCTTATGAGCCAGCCCCTGGCGGCACCCCGGGAGGTCAAAAAGGTCGGTTACGTGCTGATTACCGGCGACCGCGGTCTGGCTGGGGGATATAACGCCAACCTCATCCGTCTGGCCGAGGAACGCCTGCAGACGGAGACGCGCCCGGCGGCCCTGGTGGCCGTAGGCCGTAAGGGTCGGGACTATTTCCGCCGCCGTCAGGTGGAGATCGTGCGGTCCTTCACCGACATCGGCGACGAACCCGACATCACCCAAGCCCGCGAGCTGGCCCGCCAGCTGGTGGACCTTTATCTTGCAGGCACCCTGGACGAGATAAATCTCATTTACTCCCGTTTTTATTCCGCACTGCGCCAGGTGCCCCGCGTCGACCGCCTGTTACCCATTGCGGCCGACGACGCCAGGGGGGGCGGAGTTGAGGATTATATCTACGAACCGTCTCCCGCAGCGGTGTTGCAGAGTCTGTTGCCGCGCTACTGCGAGATCAAGGTCTACCGGGCCCTTCTGGAGGCCAAGGCCAGCGAGCACGGCGCCCGGATGACGGCTATGGACAACGCCACGGAAAACGCGGCCGAAATGATCGACAAATTAACCCTATCCTTCAACCGCGCTCGCCAGGCGGCCATTACCCGGGAGATCGTCGAGGTAGTGGCCGGGGCGGACGCCCTGAAGTAA
- the atpA gene encoding F0F1 ATP synthase subunit alpha, with translation MSIRPDEITSILKNQIEQYQLEVEVADTGIITQVGDGIARIYGLERAMAGELLEFPGNVYGMVLNLEEDNVGAVVLGPYTHIKEGDRVKRTGRIVEVPVGEALIGRVVNAMGQPIDGKGPIKADKFRPVESPAPGVVYRQPVNTPLQTGLKAVDSMIPIGRGQRELIIGDRQTGKTAIAVDTIINQKGQNVICIYVAIGQKASTVAGVVQRLEEAGAMEYTIVVSATASEPAPMLYIAPYAGCAMGEYFMYEQHRDVLCVYDDLSKHAAAYRELSLLLRRPPGREAYPGDVFYLHSRLLERAARLSDAMGGGSLTALPIIETQAGDVSAYIPTNVISITDGQIYLESDLFYAGQRPAVNVGLSVSRVGGAAQIKAMKQVAGRLRLDLAQYRELAAFAQFGSDLDKTTQARLARGERMMEILKQDQYQPMPVEEQVAVLYAAVNGFLDDLPLERVRPFEREFLRFLHSVHPEVLQGIREKRQLDGELEEKLKKSIEEFKGSFTAAAKA, from the coding sequence TTGAGCATCCGGCCCGATGAAATAACCAGCATTCTGAAGAACCAGATCGAGCAGTACCAGCTGGAAGTAGAAGTGGCCGACACGGGCATCATCACCCAGGTCGGCGACGGCATCGCCCGTATATATGGCCTTGAGCGGGCCATGGCCGGCGAGCTCCTGGAGTTTCCCGGCAACGTCTACGGCATGGTCCTCAATCTGGAAGAAGACAACGTCGGCGCCGTCGTCCTGGGTCCCTACACCCACATTAAAGAAGGGGACCGGGTCAAGCGTACGGGGCGCATAGTCGAAGTCCCGGTGGGCGAAGCCCTGATCGGCCGGGTAGTCAACGCCATGGGGCAGCCCATAGACGGCAAAGGGCCCATCAAGGCAGACAAATTCCGGCCGGTGGAATCGCCGGCCCCCGGCGTCGTCTACCGCCAGCCGGTGAATACTCCCCTGCAGACGGGCCTTAAAGCCGTCGATTCCATGATCCCCATCGGCCGCGGCCAGCGGGAACTAATCATCGGCGATCGCCAAACGGGCAAGACGGCCATCGCCGTGGACACCATCATCAACCAAAAAGGCCAGAACGTCATTTGCATTTACGTGGCCATCGGCCAGAAGGCCTCCACCGTAGCTGGCGTCGTGCAGCGCCTGGAGGAAGCCGGGGCCATGGAATACACCATCGTCGTTTCGGCCACGGCCAGCGAACCGGCCCCCATGCTCTACATTGCTCCCTATGCCGGCTGCGCCATGGGCGAGTATTTCATGTATGAGCAGCACCGGGACGTCCTTTGCGTCTACGACGACCTTTCCAAGCACGCCGCCGCCTACCGCGAGCTGTCCCTGCTCCTCAGACGCCCGCCGGGACGGGAAGCCTATCCGGGCGACGTCTTCTATCTGCACTCCCGCCTGCTGGAACGGGCGGCACGTTTGAGCGACGCCATGGGGGGAGGCTCCCTGACGGCCCTCCCCATTATCGAGACCCAGGCGGGGGATGTTTCGGCCTACATTCCCACTAACGTCATCTCCATCACCGATGGCCAGATCTACCTGGAGTCCGACCTTTTCTACGCCGGCCAGCGTCCGGCCGTCAACGTGGGCCTGTCGGTGTCCCGGGTAGGGGGCGCGGCCCAGATCAAGGCCATGAAACAGGTGGCCGGCCGCCTGCGCCTTGACCTGGCCCAGTACCGGGAGCTGGCGGCCTTTGCCCAGTTCGGCTCCGACCTGGATAAAACCACCCAGGCACGGCTGGCCCGCGGCGAACGTATGATGGAGATTTTAAAACAGGACCAGTACCAGCCCATGCCGGTGGAGGAGCAGGTGGCGGTTCTCTATGCCGCCGTCAACGGTTTCCTGGACGACCTGCCCTTAGAAAGGGTGCGGCCCTTTGAAAGGGAATTCCTGCGCTTCCTCCACAGCGTCCATCCCGAGGTTTTGCAGGGCATCCGGGAAAAGCGCCAGCTTGACGGCGAGCTGGAGGAAAAGTTAAAGAAGAGCATCGAAGAATTCAAGGGCAGCTTCACCGCTGCCGCCAAGGCGTAA
- the atpH gene encoding ATP synthase F1 subunit delta gives MSGQTIARRYARALFEIARQKGATEAFAVVLEEVGRALGENQELRRVLYHQLIPVREKQKIMDSLFPDIDPILKNFLHLVLAKGRERYLPEMAVQFRRLVDRENKVLPVEVQVAAPPSAELIAALQEKLSLVTGQNVRLHTRIEPSLLGGMVIRIGDRVLDASLKKKLELLGEHLKGA, from the coding sequence ATGAGCGGCCAGACAATAGCCCGGCGTTACGCCCGCGCCCTTTTCGAGATAGCCCGCCAGAAAGGCGCTACGGAAGCCTTCGCCGTCGTACTGGAAGAAGTCGGTCGGGCCCTGGGGGAAAACCAGGAACTGCGCCGCGTTCTCTATCACCAGCTCATTCCCGTCCGGGAAAAACAGAAAATAATGGATTCCCTTTTCCCGGACATCGATCCAATCCTTAAAAACTTCTTGCACCTGGTCTTGGCCAAAGGCCGGGAACGTTATTTGCCGGAAATGGCCGTCCAGTTCCGCCGCCTGGTGGACCGGGAAAACAAGGTGCTGCCGGTGGAAGTTCAGGTGGCGGCGCCGCCTTCGGCGGAGCTCATTGCCGCCCTGCAGGAAAAATTGAGCCTGGTTACGGGACAGAACGTCCGCCTGCATACCAGGATAGAACCTTCCCTCCTCGGCGGGATGGTCATCCGCATAGGCGATCGCGTCCTCGACGCCAGCTTGAAGAAAAAGCTGGAACTTTTGGGCGAACACTTGAAAGGCGCGTAA
- the atpF gene encoding F0F1 ATP synthase subunit B, whose protein sequence is MQGIFQALNFNGWTFLFQVVNLLVVMGVLYILLYKPLGKILADREAKIEGDLKEAAAAKQKAEEMLTAYEQQLHNARREAQEILERANKMAEETRAEIVARAKEEAGRALEQARAEIEGEKSKALAAIRSEAATLAVLAAGKVLGRTLTPDDQERLAREALAEVERLQ, encoded by the coding sequence GTGCAGGGCATCTTTCAGGCTCTTAATTTCAACGGTTGGACATTTTTATTCCAGGTCGTCAACCTCCTGGTAGTTATGGGGGTTCTCTATATCCTCCTCTATAAACCCCTGGGCAAGATCCTGGCCGACCGCGAAGCCAAAATCGAAGGCGACTTGAAGGAAGCGGCTGCGGCCAAACAAAAGGCGGAGGAGATGCTCACCGCGTATGAACAGCAGCTCCACAACGCCCGTCGGGAGGCCCAGGAGATCCTCGAGCGGGCCAACAAGATGGCCGAGGAAACGCGGGCGGAAATTGTAGCCAGGGCCAAAGAAGAGGCCGGCCGGGCTCTGGAACAGGCCCGGGCCGAAATCGAAGGCGAAAAGAGCAAGGCCCTGGCCGCCATCCGCAGCGAGGCGGCTACTCTAGCGGTGCTGGCGGCGGGGAAGGTGCTGGGGCGCACCCTGACCCCTGACGATCAGGAACGCCTGGCCCGGGAAGCCCTGGCCGAGGTGGAACGACTGCAATGA
- the atpE gene encoding ATP synthase F0 subunit C — MTALGFIGVGLAIGLAALGSALGQGYASRGAMEGIARQPEASGNIRTTLLLALAFMEALTLFSFVIAILMWTKL; from the coding sequence ATGACGGCATTAGGTTTCATCGGCGTAGGACTGGCCATCGGCCTGGCGGCCCTGGGTTCGGCCCTGGGACAGGGTTATGCCTCCCGGGGAGCCATGGAAGGTATCGCGCGCCAGCCCGAAGCCAGCGGCAACATCCGCACCACGCTGCTTTTGGCCCTGGCCTTCATGGAAGCCCTGACCCTCTTTTCCTTCGTTATTGCCATCCTCATGTGGACCAAGCTGTAA